The following are from one region of the Centropristis striata isolate RG_2023a ecotype Rhode Island chromosome 19, C.striata_1.0, whole genome shotgun sequence genome:
- the pip5kl1 gene encoding phosphatidylinositol 4-phosphate 5-kinase-like protein 1, which produces MEMSACAGGLGMSGNRQHSGTVKRRRWGGLRQQWKLLGLFEIDQQHEFYGLTCMMKEGLAAATQKTIDNAPTNDLSDEDFRSEVTRIHKDFTMDTFAGPVFASLRCSLGMTEQEYQQSLCSESFYLQFISNSKSKADFFLTNDKRFFLKTQNKREIKFLLANLKIYMEHLRKYPHSLLVKFLGVHRIKIPHRRKKYFIVMQSVFYPDDRINARYDIKGCEVSRWTEPAPEGSQIIVVLKDLNFEGQHITLDKERPWLLRQVEIDTHFLRRLNVLDYSLLLAHQPLHRDERHESLSFATLIIRTKKSVTPGSSPFHTDVAALPGAVPEDNSVSETDGCLKPSQAGVASSGGTVQTCPAIAGPGSDAAELPDFRAQNRRLLPNLKNPLHVIDGPEQRYFIGIIDIFTVYSFKKRLEHLWKMLRHPGRSFSTVSPQTYCLRLCQWVQDHTK; this is translated from the exons ATGGAGATGTCTGCGTGTGCAGGAGGCCTGGGGATGTCTGGTAACCGGCAGCACTCTGGCAcggtgaagaggaggaggtggggaggTCTGAGGCAGCAGTGGAAGCTGCTGGGATTGTTTGAGATCGATCAGCAGCACGAGTTCTACGGCCTGACCTGCATGATGAAGGAGGGATTGGCAGCAGCCACCCAAAAAACCATTGACAATGCACCTACA AATGATCTGTCAGATGAAGATTTCAGATCAGAGGTCACTCGGATTCATAAG gatttCACAATGGATACGTTTGCAGGCCCGGTGTTTGCCAGCCTGCGGTGCTCTTTAGGAATGACGGAGCAGGAGTACCAGCAGTCGCTCTGCTCTGAAAGCTTCTACCTTCAGTTCATCAGCAACTCCAAGAGCAAGGCCGACTTCTTCCTCAC AAATGATAAACGCTTCTTTTTGAAGACCCAGAACAAAAGGGAAATCAAATTCCTTCTGGCCAACCTGAAGATCTACATGGAACACCTGAGGAAATATCCCCATTCACTGCTGGTCAAGTTCctcg gtGTTCACAGGATCAAAATCCCACATAGACGGAAG AAGTACTTCATCGTTATGCAAAGTGTGTTTTATCCTGATGATCGAATCAATGCAAG GTACGACATTAAAGGCTGTGAGGTGAGTCGTTGGACAGAACCTGCACCAGAGGGAAGCCAGATCATTGTGGTTCTCAAAGACCTCAACTTTGAAGGCCAGCACATCACTCTGG aCAAGGAGCGTCCATGGCTCCTGCGGCAGGTGGAGATCGACACACACTTCCTCCGAAGACTCAACGTGTTGGACTACAGTCTCCTGCTGGCCCATCAGCCCTTACACCGCGACGAACGCCATGAGAGTCTCTCCTTCGCTACGCTCATCATCCGAACCAAAAA GTCTGTGACTCCAGGCTCCAGCCCATTCCACACAGACGTAGCTGCTCTCCCCGGGGCAGTCCCAGAAGATAACTCTGTCTCTGAAACAGACGGATGTTTGAAGCCATCACAAGCAGGAGTTGCATCAAGTGGTGGCACAGTCCAAACATGCCCGGCGATTGCAGGTCCGGGCAGTGACGCAGCTGAGCTTCCAGATTTCAGGGCCCAAAACCGACGCTTACTGCCCAACCTAAAGAATCCTCTACATGTCATCGACGGGCCCGAGCAGCGCTACTTCATCGGTATCATTGACATTTTCACAGTTTACAGTTTTAAGAAGAGGCTGGAGCATTTATGGAAGATGCTGAGACATCCGGGCCGGTCCTTCTCCACCGTCAGTCCACAGACTTACTGCCTCAGGCTATGTCAATGGGTGCAGGACCACACCAAGTAG